The proteins below come from a single Pedobacter aquae genomic window:
- the atpC gene encoding ATP synthase F1 subunit epsilon has protein sequence MNLEILTPDKKVFDGEVISVTVPGTMGSFEVLNNHAPIISTLEKGQVIIRTTSKTEKLIINGGAIEVIDNKIIVLAEGVMES, from the coding sequence ATGAATTTAGAAATATTAACTCCAGATAAAAAAGTATTCGATGGTGAAGTTATATCAGTAACTGTTCCAGGAACCATGGGGTCTTTTGAAGTACTAAATAACCACGCTCCTATCATCTCTACTTTAGAGAAAGGACAGGTTATCATTAGAACAACAAGTAAGACAGAAAAACTTATCATTAATGGTGGTGCAATAGAAGTTATTGATAATAAGATTATTGTCCTTGCTGAAGGAGTAATGGAGAGCTAA
- a CDS encoding branched-chain amino acid transaminase, which yields MKTIIYQDGEFVQAENAGIDIFSQTVNYGFGAFEGIRSYQTNNGIKLFKVREHFERLKRSCEKVNIPFHWDIEELIEVSYKVLHKNRLKNAYLRPLVTCGIGMDLKVNKQSGITIMAWHWDYYDSNKPLNTCISRFERPNPKSVPVDAKLTGNYINSILATTDAAQNGYDDAIQLDARGYVAEAPGANIFIEKNGKLYTPEISAYILPGITRATIIKIAKQLDIEVIEKLISVEELKNADSAFLCSTAVEVVGLASLDDIPFKTPFKDSLGATLQRAYKNLVLDKLSFEVII from the coding sequence ATGAAAACAATTATATACCAAGATGGAGAATTTGTCCAGGCAGAAAATGCAGGTATAGATATTTTCAGTCAAACTGTTAATTATGGTTTTGGAGCTTTTGAGGGTATTAGATCTTACCAAACCAATAATGGTATAAAGCTTTTTAAAGTTCGCGAACATTTTGAACGCTTAAAACGCTCTTGTGAAAAAGTAAACATTCCTTTTCATTGGGATATAGAAGAACTTATTGAAGTTTCTTATAAAGTTTTACATAAAAACAGATTAAAGAATGCTTATTTAAGACCTTTGGTTACTTGTGGTATAGGCATGGATTTAAAAGTAAATAAGCAATCAGGAATTACCATTATGGCTTGGCATTGGGATTATTATGATTCCAATAAACCCTTAAATACTTGTATTTCTAGATTTGAAAGACCAAATCCAAAATCAGTACCTGTAGATGCAAAGCTTACAGGTAATTATATCAACTCTATTTTAGCTACAACAGATGCAGCACAAAATGGATACGATGATGCTATACAACTAGATGCTAGAGGCTATGTAGCAGAAGCGCCTGGTGCAAATATTTTTATAGAGAAAAATGGGAAGCTGTATACTCCAGAAATATCAGCATATATTTTACCTGGCATTACCAGAGCTACCATTATTAAAATTGCCAAACAACTAGATATAGAAGTAATAGAAAAACTTATTTCTGTAGAAGAACTAAAAAACGCAGATAGCGCATTTTTATGCAGTACAGCTGTAGAAGTTGTTGGGCTTGCGTCTTTAGACGATATCCCTTTTAAAACACCTTTTAAAGACTCTTTAGGAGCAACCCTCCAAAGAGCATATAAAAATTTAGTATTAGATAAATTAAGTTTTGAAGTAATTATATAA
- the ilvD gene encoding dihydroxy-acid dehydratase, which translates to MELNKYSKTITQDETQPASQAMLYGIGLTREDLAKAQVGIASMGYDGNTCNMHLNDLAEIVKKGVWNNNLVGLKFHTIGISDGITNGTDGMRFSLVSRDVIADSIETVCGGHYYDALIALPGCDKNMPGAIIAMGRLNRPSIMVYGGTIHSGNYKGQSLNIVSAFEALGQKIAGNLSEEDYQGIIEHSCPGAGACGGMYTANTMSSAIEALGMSLPYSSSNPALSQEKKDECLEAGKFIRILMEKDIKPRDIMTRKAFHNAMVVIMVMGGSTNAVLHLIAMARSVGIELTMKDFQDISDSVPVIADLKPSGKYMMEDVHDLGGTPAVMKYLLKKGLIHGDCLTVTGKTVAENLVEVKDLDFDEQKIIFPIESPIKATGHLQMLYGNIATQGSVAKISGKEGERFAGPARVFNGESALIEGISSGKVKAGDVVVIRYVGPKGGPGMPEMLKPTSAIYGAGLGSSVALITDGRFSGGTHGFVVGHIVPEAFEGGNIALINDDDIIEIDATKNTINVMLSEEELAARKAKWTQPEPPVKSGVLYKYFKLVKNATEGCVTDEF; encoded by the coding sequence ATGGAATTAAACAAGTACAGTAAGACTATTACGCAGGATGAAACTCAGCCTGCATCACAAGCAATGCTTTATGGAATTGGCTTAACAAGAGAAGATTTAGCAAAAGCACAAGTAGGTATTGCCAGCATGGGTTATGATGGCAACACTTGTAACATGCACCTAAATGATTTAGCTGAAATTGTAAAAAAAGGCGTTTGGAACAATAATCTTGTAGGTTTAAAATTTCATACCATAGGTATAAGTGATGGCATTACCAATGGTACAGATGGGATGCGTTTCTCTTTAGTATCAAGAGATGTTATTGCTGACTCTATAGAAACTGTTTGTGGAGGCCATTATTATGATGCTTTAATAGCTTTACCTGGCTGTGATAAAAACATGCCTGGCGCTATCATTGCCATGGGAAGATTAAACAGACCATCTATTATGGTTTATGGTGGTACTATCCACTCTGGAAATTATAAAGGACAATCTTTAAATATTGTATCTGCTTTTGAAGCTTTAGGACAAAAAATTGCTGGTAACCTTAGCGAAGAAGATTATCAAGGTATTATAGAACATTCTTGTCCGGGTGCTGGCGCTTGTGGTGGTATGTACACTGCTAATACCATGTCTTCTGCAATAGAAGCTCTTGGTATGAGTTTGCCTTACAGTTCATCAAATCCGGCTTTAAGCCAAGAGAAAAAAGATGAATGTTTAGAGGCCGGTAAGTTCATTAGAATTTTAATGGAGAAAGATATCAAACCTCGTGATATCATGACTCGTAAAGCTTTCCATAATGCCATGGTTGTTATCATGGTCATGGGAGGTTCTACCAATGCAGTTTTACACCTCATAGCTATGGCTAGATCTGTAGGGATAGAGCTAACTATGAAAGATTTCCAAGACATCAGCGATAGCGTACCAGTAATTGCAGATTTAAAACCTAGCGGAAAATATATGATGGAAGATGTTCATGATTTAGGTGGCACACCTGCTGTTATGAAATATCTTTTAAAGAAAGGTTTAATACATGGCGATTGCTTAACTGTTACAGGAAAAACCGTTGCAGAAAACCTTGTTGAAGTTAAAGACCTTGATTTTGACGAGCAGAAAATCATTTTCCCTATAGAAAGCCCAATAAAAGCTACCGGTCACTTACAAATGCTATATGGTAATATCGCTACTCAAGGTAGTGTTGCTAAAATATCTGGTAAAGAAGGTGAACGTTTTGCCGGACCAGCAAGAGTTTTTAACGGAGAATCAGCACTTATTGAAGGTATATCTTCAGGAAAAGTAAAAGCAGGAGATGTAGTGGTTATCCGTTATGTTGGACCAAAAGGCGGACCAGGTATGCCAGAAATGTTAAAACCAACTTCTGCCATTTACGGTGCAGGCTTAGGTTCTTCTGTGGCATTAATTACTGATGGCAGATTTTCTGGTGGCACCCATGGTTTTGTGGTAGGCCATATCGTTCCAGAAGCATTTGAAGGTGGTAATATCGCTTTAATTAATGATGATGACATCATTGAAATTGATGCTACTAAAAACACCATTAATGTGATGCTTTCTGAGGAAGAACTAGCTGCAAGAAAAGCAAAATGGACACAACCAGAGCCTCCGGTAAAAAGCGGGGTATTGTATAAATATTTTAAACTTGTAAAAAATGCAACAGAAGGATGCGTTACTGATGAGTTCTGA
- the ilvB gene encoding biosynthetic-type acetolactate synthase large subunit, whose amino-acid sequence MSSEEETAITVEQLKGSEILLNGLIAEGVETIFGYPGGAIMPIYDALYDYQDRLKHILVRHEQGATHAAQGYARTSGKVGVVFATSGPGATNLITGLADAQIDSTPMVCITGQVFAHLLGTDAFQETDVINITTPVTKWNYQVTDASEIAEVLAKAFHIAKTGRPGPVLIDITKNAQLQLTAYNGYQKCEHIRSYRPAPIIRNNYIEQAAALINEAKKPFVLFGQGVLLGNAEQEFKAFVEKTGIPAAWTILGAGAIPTDHPLNVGMLGMHGNYGPNVLTNECDVLIAIGMRFDDRVTGRLDKYAKQAKVIHLDIDPAEIDKNVKAHVPVWGDCKETLPLLTALVKEKKHEEWLEKFRTYTREEIEQCIDAEINPQSGELTMGEVINQLNQLTKGDAIIVTDVGQHQMVACRYAKFNHTRSNITSGGLGTMGFALPAAIGAKFGAPEKTVVAVIGDGGFQMTLQELGTIMQSGIDVKIMILNNQFLGMVRQWQELFHDRRYSFVDITSPDFVALAKSYYIDGQKISERAELKDALKTMLDHKGSYLLEVMVTKENNVFPMVPQGCSVSEIRLK is encoded by the coding sequence ATGAGTTCTGAGGAAGAGACAGCAATCACTGTAGAACAGCTTAAAGGCTCAGAAATTTTATTAAACGGTTTAATTGCCGAAGGCGTTGAGACCATTTTTGGATATCCAGGCGGGGCAATCATGCCTATTTATGATGCTTTATACGATTACCAAGATAGACTAAAACACATTCTTGTTCGTCATGAGCAAGGTGCAACACATGCTGCACAAGGTTACGCCCGTACATCAGGAAAAGTAGGTGTTGTGTTTGCTACTAGCGGACCAGGTGCTACCAACTTAATTACAGGTTTAGCTGATGCTCAAATTGATAGTACCCCAATGGTATGTATCACTGGGCAAGTATTTGCGCATCTTTTAGGAACAGACGCTTTCCAAGAAACTGATGTTATCAATATCACTACACCTGTTACTAAGTGGAATTATCAAGTAACTGATGCTTCTGAAATTGCAGAGGTATTAGCAAAAGCTTTCCATATAGCTAAAACAGGCAGACCAGGCCCTGTACTTATTGATATTACTAAAAATGCACAATTACAATTAACAGCTTATAACGGTTATCAAAAATGTGAGCATATCAGAAGTTACCGTCCTGCTCCTATTATTAGAAATAACTATATAGAACAAGCCGCAGCTTTAATTAACGAGGCTAAAAAACCTTTTGTTTTATTTGGACAAGGCGTACTGTTAGGTAATGCAGAGCAAGAATTTAAAGCTTTTGTAGAAAAAACAGGTATTCCGGCTGCTTGGACTATTTTAGGCGCAGGCGCTATCCCTACAGACCATCCTTTAAACGTAGGTATGTTAGGTATGCATGGTAATTACGGGCCAAATGTTTTAACCAATGAGTGCGATGTTTTAATTGCTATTGGGATGCGTTTTGATGACCGTGTTACTGGCCGCTTAGACAAATATGCTAAACAAGCTAAGGTTATCCACTTAGATATAGACCCTGCCGAGATTGACAAAAATGTAAAAGCTCATGTTCCGGTATGGGGAGATTGTAAAGAAACTTTACCCTTATTAACTGCTTTAGTTAAAGAAAAGAAACACGAAGAGTGGTTAGAAAAATTTAGAACTTACACCAGAGAAGAGATTGAACAATGTATTGATGCTGAGATTAATCCTCAATCTGGAGAGTTAACTATGGGCGAGGTAATCAATCAGCTTAACCAATTAACAAAAGGAGACGCCATTATTGTAACAGATGTTGGTCAACACCAAATGGTAGCTTGCCGTTATGCTAAATTTAACCATACCAGAAGTAATATCACCAGCGGTGGCTTAGGTACTATGGGTTTTGCTTTACCAGCAGCTATTGGAGCTAAGTTTGGTGCGCCAGAAAAAACCGTAGTTGCTGTTATTGGCGATGGTGGTTTCCAAATGACTTTACAAGAACTAGGCACTATTATGCAAAGTGGTATTGATGTAAAAATCATGATTTTGAATAATCAGTTCTTAGGGATGGTAAGACAATGGCAAGAGCTTTTCCACGATAGAAGATATTCTTTTGTTGATATTACCAGTCCGGATTTTGTAGCTCTTGCAAAAAGCTATTACATAGACGGACAAAAAATATCGGAAAGAGCAGAGCTTAAAGACGCTTTAAAAACCATGCTTGATCATAAAGGCTCATACCTTTTAGAAGTTATGGTGACCAAAGAAAATAATGTATTCCCTATGGTTCCACAAGGCTGTAGCGTTAGCGAAATCAGGCTTAAGTAA
- the ilvN gene encoding acetolactate synthase small subunit has translation MESKLEKKEFNITVYTENQVGLLSRIAIIFSRRKLNIESLNTSPSEVESIHRFNIVINETEEVVRKVARQLEKQVEVLKVYYNTNEDVIWQELALYKVPTEIIAEHVSVERLLREYGARAVVIRKDYTVFETTGHREETDALVVVLQQYGLIEFVRSARVAIIKASDGFHTKLKQFENREPGESASENEYLNNGDKVFTM, from the coding sequence ATGGAATCAAAATTAGAAAAGAAGGAATTTAACATCACTGTTTATACCGAAAACCAGGTTGGTTTACTGAGCAGGATAGCAATTATATTTAGTAGAAGAAAACTGAATATAGAAAGCTTAAATACATCGCCTTCTGAGGTAGAAAGTATTCACCGTTTTAACATCGTGATAAACGAAACCGAAGAGGTGGTAAGAAAAGTTGCTCGTCAGCTAGAAAAGCAAGTTGAGGTATTAAAAGTATACTATAACACCAATGAAGATGTTATTTGGCAAGAACTTGCACTTTACAAAGTACCTACAGAAATTATTGCAGAGCATGTAAGTGTAGAGCGTTTACTACGTGAATATGGTGCAAGAGCAGTGGTTATCCGTAAAGATTATACCGTTTTTGAAACCACCGGACACAGAGAGGAAACTGATGCTTTGGTAGTTGTACTACAACAATATGGTTTAATAGAGTTTGTGAGAAGCGCCCGTGTAGCTATTATAAAAGCTAGCGATGGTTTCCATACCAAACTTAAACAATTTGAAAACCGCGAACCAGGAGAATCAGCTTCAGAAAATGAGTACCTGAATAATGGCGATAAGGTGTTTACAATGTAG
- the ilvC gene encoding ketol-acid reductoisomerase, translating into MANYFNTLPLREKLNQLGVCEFMDNAEFADGVNALKGKKIVVVGCGAQGLNQGLNLRDSGLDVSYTLRKEAIEGKRDSWKNATENNFKVGTYEELIPSADVVVNLTPDKQHTAVVNAIMPLMKQGSTLLYSHGFNIVEEGMQIRKDITVIMVAPKCPGSEVRAEYVRGFGVPTLIAVHPENDPEGKGLAQAKAYCVGTGGHRAGVLKSSFVAEVKSDLMGEQTILCGLLQTGSILSFDKMTEKGIDAGYASKLVQYGVEVITEALKHGGVSGMMDRLSNVAKVKAFEVSEELKDIMRPLFQKHQDDIMSGEFSRTMMEDWANGDKNLLAWRAETGETAFEKTAAGDVKIGEQEYFDNYLLMVAFVRAGVELAFETMVEAGIKPESAYYESLHETPLIANTIARKKLFEMNRVISDTAEYGCYLFDQACKPLLADFMKKVDTDLVGKNFNEGKDGSVDNRRLVEINEILRSHQVEVVGVKLRKAMTAMKAIKTA; encoded by the coding sequence ATGGCAAATTATTTTAATACTTTACCCCTTAGAGAAAAACTAAACCAATTAGGCGTTTGCGAATTCATGGATAATGCTGAGTTTGCAGATGGTGTAAATGCTTTAAAAGGGAAAAAGATTGTAGTTGTAGGTTGCGGTGCACAAGGCTTAAACCAAGGCTTAAATTTAAGAGATAGCGGCTTAGATGTAAGCTATACTTTGCGTAAAGAAGCAATTGAAGGCAAACGTGATTCTTGGAAAAACGCTACTGAAAACAACTTTAAAGTTGGTACTTATGAAGAGCTAATTCCTTCTGCAGATGTAGTGGTTAACCTTACACCAGACAAGCAACATACTGCTGTTGTAAATGCTATTATGCCTTTAATGAAACAAGGTTCTACCCTGTTATATTCTCACGGTTTTAACATCGTTGAAGAAGGCATGCAAATCCGTAAAGATATTACCGTTATTATGGTGGCGCCTAAATGCCCAGGTAGCGAGGTAAGAGCAGAATATGTAAGAGGTTTTGGTGTACCTACTTTAATTGCTGTACACCCAGAAAATGATCCTGAAGGTAAAGGTTTAGCGCAAGCAAAAGCTTATTGTGTAGGTACTGGCGGTCACAGAGCTGGTGTATTAAAATCATCTTTTGTTGCTGAAGTAAAATCAGATTTAATGGGCGAGCAAACTATACTTTGTGGTTTGTTACAAACTGGCTCTATCCTTTCTTTTGATAAAATGACTGAAAAAGGTATTGATGCTGGTTACGCTTCTAAATTGGTACAATATGGTGTTGAAGTTATCACTGAAGCTTTAAAACATGGTGGCGTTTCTGGCATGATGGATCGTTTAAGCAATGTTGCAAAAGTTAAAGCTTTTGAAGTTTCTGAAGAGTTGAAAGACATTATGCGTCCTTTATTCCAAAAGCATCAAGATGATATTATGAGTGGTGAGTTTAGCCGTACCATGATGGAAGACTGGGCAAATGGCGATAAAAACTTATTGGCTTGGAGAGCAGAGACAGGTGAAACTGCCTTTGAAAAAACTGCTGCCGGAGATGTTAAAATTGGCGAGCAAGAATACTTTGATAATTATTTATTAATGGTTGCTTTTGTTAGAGCAGGTGTTGAGTTAGCTTTTGAAACTATGGTTGAGGCTGGTATTAAACCAGAGTCTGCTTATTATGAGTCTTTACACGAAACTCCACTTATTGCAAATACCATTGCTCGTAAAAAATTATTCGAAATGAACCGCGTAATTTCTGATACGGCTGAGTACGGTTGCTATTTATTTGACCAAGCTTGTAAGCCTTTATTAGCTGATTTCATGAAAAAAGTTGACACTGACTTAGTAGGTAAAAACTTTAATGAAGGTAAAGATGGTTCTGTAGATAACAGAAGATTAGTAGAAATCAATGAAATTTTACGTAGCCACCAAGTGGAAGTTGTAGGTGTAAAATTGCGTAAAGCAATGACAGCTATGAAAGCTATTAAAACGGCGTAA
- a CDS encoding ATP-binding cassette domain-containing protein — protein sequence MQYPQTLVLEDLNWTILLGENWLLGGNSGNGKTSLAKAIAGLIPAFGNIEINFNDTSKLPAKVLLVESWYQFKNLEGVANFYYQQRYTSQQAKDTLTVKAELAYYAKEHHLNIADVEPILDRLDFTSLQNSQLIELSSGEHKKLQLVKALWLKPQVLIIDQPYTGLDLKSRKNLNLLLDEAASSGVTLILISNDDDLPSSINRFATIANKKLVAVNTKTDLQQFIPLKENKTVPAFLRTSPVYSSQQIAKMENIQISYGEKQVLKNINWEVKAGEKWLLQGHNGSGKSTLLSLINGDHPQSYANTLYLFGHKRGSGESIWDIKQHIGLISPEFHWYFDASATVWESVASGLYDSVGLFRQLPYSKSILVDELVAYFGLTKEKNRLLNTLPLGAQRLVLLARTIIKNPELLILDEPCQGLDKQQTQYFNQLVDELGSNGMTIIYVGHFESQLPNCLEKRIVLENGEVLLIEEIDKENKKHKALNELSLALSI from the coding sequence TTGCAATACCCACAAACGTTGGTGTTGGAGGATTTGAATTGGACTATCCTTTTGGGAGAAAACTGGTTATTAGGTGGGAATAGCGGCAACGGAAAAACATCCTTAGCTAAAGCTATAGCTGGCTTAATACCTGCCTTTGGTAATATCGAAATCAACTTTAACGATACAAGTAAATTACCTGCAAAAGTTTTGTTGGTAGAAAGTTGGTATCAGTTTAAGAATTTAGAAGGTGTTGCTAATTTTTACTATCAGCAACGCTATACCAGCCAACAGGCAAAAGATACTTTAACTGTAAAAGCAGAACTAGCTTATTACGCTAAAGAACATCACTTAAATATTGCTGATGTTGAGCCTATCTTAGATAGATTAGACTTTACATCTTTACAAAACTCGCAACTTATAGAGCTTTCTAGCGGCGAGCATAAAAAATTACAACTAGTTAAAGCTTTGTGGTTAAAACCTCAAGTGCTTATTATAGACCAGCCTTATACAGGTTTAGATTTAAAATCGAGAAAAAACCTAAATCTTCTTTTAGATGAAGCTGCATCATCAGGGGTAACATTAATCTTAATCAGTAATGATGATGATTTACCATCATCAATCAATCGTTTTGCTACCATTGCAAACAAAAAATTGGTAGCCGTAAATACGAAGACAGATTTACAGCAATTCATCCCCCTAAAGGAAAATAAAACTGTACCAGCTTTTTTAAGAACATCACCAGTTTATAGCTCTCAGCAGATAGCTAAAATGGAGAATATCCAAATTAGTTATGGCGAAAAACAAGTGCTAAAAAATATCAACTGGGAAGTTAAAGCTGGCGAAAAATGGTTGTTACAAGGGCATAATGGCTCTGGTAAATCAACCTTATTAAGTTTAATTAATGGCGACCACCCACAATCTTATGCTAATACTCTGTATTTATTTGGTCATAAAAGAGGAAGCGGAGAAAGTATCTGGGATATTAAACAACATATTGGCTTAATTTCTCCAGAATTTCATTGGTATTTTGATGCATCAGCTACGGTATGGGAAAGTGTTGCTTCTGGCCTTTATGATTCGGTGGGTTTATTTAGACAGTTACCTTACTCTAAAAGTATTTTGGTAGATGAGTTGGTTGCATATTTCGGTTTAACCAAAGAGAAAAACAGACTTTTAAATACTTTGCCTTTAGGAGCACAAAGATTGGTTTTACTAGCTAGAACCATCATTAAAAACCCAGAATTACTTATTCTGGATGAGCCTTGCCAAGGTTTAGACAAACAACAAACACAATATTTTAACCAATTGGTAGATGAGCTTGGCAGCAATGGTATGACTATCATTTATGTAGGTCATTTTGAATCTCAATTACCCAATTGCTTAGAAAAAAGGATTGTTTTGGAGAACGGAGAAGTTCTTCTGATAGAAGAAATAGATAAAGAAAATAAAAAGCATAAGGCTTTAAATGAGTTGAGCCTTGCGTTATCCATATAA
- a CDS encoding beta/alpha barrel domain-containing protein, with the protein MLHDPNRIYIFDTTLRDGEQVPGCQLTTSEKIEIAKELEILGVDVIEAGFPISSPGDFQSVVELSKAVREPIICALTRANTMDIDAAVESLKHAKRPRIHTGIGASDMHIKYKFNSTREDILERGVAAVKYAKKFVEDIEFYAEDAGRADVVFLAQMIEAVIAAGATVVNIPDTNGYCLPDQYGAKIRFLKENVKNIDQAIISVHCHNDLGLATANSIAGIQNGARQVECTINGIGERAGNTSLEEVAMILKTHQLGYYTHINSKNSMN; encoded by the coding sequence ATGTTACACGACCCGAATAGAATTTACATTTTTGACACTACTTTAAGAGACGGTGAACAGGTACCTGGCTGTCAATTAACAACATCAGAAAAGATAGAGATTGCAAAAGAACTAGAAATCTTAGGTGTTGATGTTATTGAGGCTGGTTTCCCTATTTCAAGTCCGGGAGATTTCCAAAGTGTTGTTGAGCTATCTAAAGCAGTAAGAGAACCTATTATTTGTGCTTTAACAAGAGCCAATACTATGGATATTGATGCTGCTGTAGAATCTTTAAAGCATGCCAAAAGACCAAGAATACATACTGGAATTGGCGCATCAGACATGCATATCAAATACAAATTTAACAGTACCCGTGAAGATATTCTGGAGCGTGGTGTTGCAGCAGTAAAATATGCCAAAAAGTTTGTTGAAGATATTGAGTTTTATGCAGAAGATGCCGGAAGAGCAGATGTAGTTTTTCTTGCCCAAATGATAGAAGCTGTAATTGCAGCTGGTGCTACAGTAGTTAACATACCAGATACCAATGGCTACTGCTTACCAGACCAGTATGGTGCTAAAATTCGTTTCCTGAAAGAGAATGTTAAAAATATAGACCAAGCTATAATTTCTGTACACTGCCATAATGATTTAGGTTTGGCAACAGCAAATTCTATTGCTGGTATTCAAAATGGAGCTCGCCAGGTAGAGTGTACCATTAATGGTATTGGCGAAAGAGCAGGTAATACTTCTTTAGAAGAAGTTGCTATGATATTAAAAACCCATCAATTGGGATATTATACCCATATCAACAGCAAAAATTCTATGAATTAA
- a CDS encoding alpha-isopropylmalate synthase regulatory domain-containing protein yields MVSRMMRMPVQPNKAIVGKNAFAHSSGIHQDGVLKFRENYEIINPEDVGIDQSEIILTARSGRHALKHHLERLGYIIEKINLDDVYERFLVLADSKKEIKDDDLLLLMGDGTERNYKDGITIKLLQVMCGDPLIPTAMVKLEIHEKVYEAVASGNGPVDATIRAMDSIIKKEVALKEFHIDAIHGGSNDTSKVNMRVKYGDKYYAGYGFSSDIVKASANAYLDAINKFI; encoded by the coding sequence ATGGTAAGTCGTATGATGCGTATGCCAGTACAACCAAACAAAGCTATTGTAGGTAAAAATGCATTTGCGCATAGTTCGGGTATCCATCAAGATGGTGTTTTAAAATTCAGAGAGAATTATGAAATCATCAATCCGGAAGATGTAGGGATAGACCAATCAGAGATTATCTTAACTGCAAGAAGTGGTCGTCATGCGCTTAAGCATCATTTAGAGCGTTTAGGCTATATTATTGAAAAAATAAACTTAGATGATGTTTACGAGCGTTTCTTAGTACTTGCTGATAGTAAAAAAGAAATCAAAGATGACGACTTATTACTTTTAATGGGCGATGGTACAGAGCGTAATTATAAAGATGGTATCACCATAAAATTATTACAGGTGATGTGCGGCGACCCGCTAATTCCTACCGCTATGGTAAAGCTAGAAATTCATGAAAAAGTATATGAAGCCGTAGCATCAGGAAACGGCCCAGTAGACGCAACTATTAGAGCAATGGATAGCATCATTAAAAAAGAGGTTGCCTTAAAAGAGTTTCACATAGATGCTATACATGGTGGAAGTAATGATACCAGCAAAGTAAATATGAGAGTAAAATATGGCGATAAATATTATGCAGGATACGGTTTCAGTTCTGATATCGTAAAAGCATCTGCAAATGCTTATTTAGATGCTATAAATAAATTTATATAA